One stretch of Malus domestica chromosome 14, GDT2T_hap1 DNA includes these proteins:
- the LOC103454723 gene encoding probable glycosyltransferase At5g03795, translated as MMAASSKKVGATSSSGSTHQHAWWSSSSSIAALLFVVPLVVVFGLISLLGPDTANWVFTSPSASLPLNLTATSTSSGYSNSNDDVLGLQSTVVVVDMHGIEEAHSDDSVQNRSSSPPLAIEEEEEAALPTLQQPNVIRGDDFTNETHASIMERRQRKKTNLGWLEARLRRARAAIREAKFGNQTRDVDYIPNGPMYWNANAFHRSYLEMEEKFKVFVYGEGEPPLFHNGPCKSIYSMEGNFIHEIEVNKQFRTRDPEKAHVYFLPFSVTMLVRFVYVRDSHDFGPIRRTVRDYVNIVSEKYPYWNRSLGADHFMLACHDWGPETSNSNPHLRKNSIRALCNANTSEGFNPSKDVSFPEINLQTGDTHGFIGGPSPRLRSILGFFAGGVHGPIRPILLEHWENKDPDLRVHQYLPKGVSYYDMMRQSRFCLCPSGYEVASPRVVEAIYTGCIPVLISDHYVPPFSDVLNWRSFSIEVSASDIPNLKKILTSISSRQYLRMQRRVLQVRRHFEVNSPPKRFDVFHMILHSIWLRRLNVRVHDDQ; from the exons ATGATGGCGGCAAGTAGTAAGAAGGTGGGTGCAACTAGTAGTTCCGGCAGCACTCATCAGCATGCATGGTGGTCGTCCTCCTCGTCGATTGCGGCTCTGCTGTTTGTGGTTCCGCTGGTTGTGGTTTTCGGGTTGATTTCTTTGCTGGGTCCGGACACGGCCAATTGGGTTTTTACTTCCCCCTCTGCTTCTTTGCCTTTAAATTTGACTGCTACTAGTACTAGTAGTGGTTATAGTAATTCAAACGATGACGTTTTGGGGTTGCAATCGACGGTGGTTGTGGTAGATATGCACGGCATAGAAGAAGCTCACTCCGATGACTCGGTACAAAATCGATCCTCGTCGCCTCCTCTTGctatagaagaagaagaagaagcagcttTGCCAACTCTTCAACAACCC aaTGTGATAAGGGGAGACGACTTCACGAATGAAACTCATGCTTCTATCATGGAAAGacgacaaagaaagaaaacgaaTTTAGGGTGGCTGGAGGCCCGCCTTAGAAGAGCTCGAGCTGCAATAAGAGAAGCTAAATTTGGAAATCAAACACGTGATGTCGACTACATTCCTAATGGTCCAATGTATTGGAATGCTAATGCCTTTCACAG GAGCTATTTGGAAATGGAAGAAAAGTTCAAGGTCTTCGTTTATGGAGAAGGGGAACCCCCGTTGTTTCATAATGGCCCTTGCAAGAGCATATACTCCATGGAGGGGAACTTTATTCATGAAATTGAGGTGAATAAACAATTTCGGACTCGAGATCCAGAAAAAGCGCATGTTTATTTTCTACCCTTCAGTGTGACAATGTTGGTCCGTTTTGTCTATGTGCGCGACTCGCATGACTTCGGTCCAATCAGACGAACAGTAAGAGATTATGTCAATATTGTCTCTGAAAAATATCCCTACTGGAACCGAAGCCTTGGAGCTGACCATTTTATGCTTGCTTGCCATGATTGG GGGCCCGAAACTTCAAATTCCAATCCTCATCTTCGCAAAAACTCAATCCGCGCATTATGCAATGCAAATACCTCAGAAGGGTTCAACCCCTCTAAGGATGTGTCCTTTCCCGAAATCAATCTTCAAACAGGTGACACGCATGGCTTCATTGGCGGGCCTTCTCCAAGGCTACGCTCGATCCTGGGTTTCTTCGCTGGAGGGGTTCATGGCCCTATTAGGCCTATTCTGCTAGAGCATTGGGAGAACAAGGATCCAGACTTGAGGGTCCATCAGTACCTTCCAAAGGGGGTTTCGTACTACGACATGATGAGACAGAGCAGGTTCTGCCTTTGCCCAAGTGGGTATGAAGTTGCAAGCCCAAGGGTAGTAGAGGCAATTTACACCGGATGCATCCCCGTGCTCATTTCAGACCATTACGTGCCACCTTTCAGTGATGTTTTGAATTGGAGGTCGTTTTCCATCGAGGTTTCGGCGAGTGACATTCCCAATTTGAAGAAAATACTAACGAGCATATCCTCAAGACAGTACCTGAGAATGCAGAGGAGAGTGTTACAAGTAAGGAGACATTTTGAGGTCAATTCTCCCCCAAAACGATTTGACGTTTTTCACATGATCCTCCATTCTATATGGTTAAGAAGATTGAACGTAAGAGTACATGATGATCAATAA
- the LOC139191177 gene encoding uncharacterized protein → MALCQNTMKSLKTEKFKGLDFKRWQHKMLFFLTTMNLAHVVKEEALKSNENPKTKEIVMAIKAWNHYEFCYRNYILNSLDDNLYDIYSLCKTTKELWESLEKKYKIDDTGSKKFVIGKFLKYTMVDSKSVVSQVKEIHKLIYELHFERCEINEHFQVGAIIEKLPTSWNYYQIYLKHKRREMNMEDLIQRLRVEEDHKKADRSGGFAAILRPSRRRIRL, encoded by the coding sequence ATGGCGCTGTGCCAAAATACTATGAAAAGCCTAAAGACTGAGAAGTTCAAAGGGCTAGATTTCAAGAGatggcaacataagatgttgttTTTCCTGACAACTATGAATCTCGCTCATGTTGTCAAGGAAGAAGCTTTGAAGTCTAATGAGAATCCAAAGACGAAAGAGATTGTCATGGCAATTAAAGCTTGGAATCATTATGAGTTTTGTTACAGGAATTATATTCTGAATAGTTTGGATGACAATCTCTACGACATTTATTCTTTGTGCAAGACAACAAAGGAGTTGTGGGAATCCCTGGAGAAAAAGTATAAGATTGATGATACtggttcaaagaaatttgttaTTGGTAAGTTTCTCAAATATACAATGGTGGATTCAAAATCTGTTGTCTCTCAGGTCAAAGAAATCCATAAATTGATCTATGAATTGCACTTCGAGAGATGCGAGATCAATGAGCATTTCCAAGTTGGGGCGATAATTGAGAAGTTGCCAACTTCCTGGAATTACTACCAAATTTATCTCAAGCATAAACGTCGTGAGATGAATATGGAAGATTTGATTCAAAGGCTACGAGTGGAAGAAGACCACAAAAAGGCAGATCGTTCTGGTGGGTTTGCTGCCATTCTAAGGCCAAGCCGAAGAAGAATAAGGCTCTGA